The proteins below come from a single Esox lucius isolate fEsoLuc1 chromosome 7, fEsoLuc1.pri, whole genome shotgun sequence genomic window:
- the nhp2 gene encoding H/ACA ribonucleoprotein complex subunit 2-like protein, with amino-acid sequence MTKIKKEKVVEEEAGTTETGTTEKSYQELIANINPIANPLASKKLSKKLYKCVKKASKLKQIRRGVKEVQKFINKGETGIVVLAGDTLPIEVYCHLPVMCEDRNLPYAYIPSKVDLGSSAGSKRPTCVIMIKPHDDYKESYDECFQEVSALPKPL; translated from the exons atgacaaaaataaaaaaggaaaaggtTGTCGAAGAGGAGGCTGGAACGACGGAGACCGGAACGACAGAGAAATCGTATCAAGAGTTAATCGCAAACATTAACCCAATTGCTAATCCGCTGGCTTCGAAGAAACTCAGCAAGAAGCTCTACAAATGTGTCAAAAAGG CATCTAAACTCAAACAAATTCGACGCGGAGTGAAAGAAGTTCAGAAGTTTATCAACAAAGGAGAAACTGG GATTGTGGTGTTGGCTGGAGACACACTACCCATAGAGGTTTACTGCCATCTGCCAGTCATGTGTGAAGACCGGAATCTGCCGTACGCCTACATTCCCTCAAAAGTG GACCTCGGATCCTCTGCTGGCTCAAAGCGACCCACCTGCGTCATTATGATCAAACCCCATGACGACTACAAAGAGTCCTACGATGAGTGTTTCCAGGAGGTCTCTGCCCTGCCCAAACCCCTCTGA